Proteins from one Paenibacillus sp. J23TS9 genomic window:
- a CDS encoding DUF2232 domain-containing protein: MRWTSVVWSVVYLLLLLSLLSPLSIVTVFFLILPATILFATLNLKSFLLHAIPVWLIAFIVHPVNLLLAAYFLIPAIVMGRAYKKKAPALRTLMTGAGIILAEMLVLLLIGTVFLNFDLSSYVDDIVKMTTSPLKDVGGNNPLMTDMAWTPEDMRMLSNATMQMIPFAMIISSFMMAVITHSLARPIIESMGQHVPKMKPAREWMMPRSLIWYYLIGVVIEIFARSSSNSYMTMIAANLVPLLHICFMIQAIGFFYYLGHTRKWHPVIPLLFAIPILLFPPMRIIGILDLAFPLRQFMTKSKR; the protein is encoded by the coding sequence ATGCGCTGGACATCGGTAGTATGGAGCGTTGTGTATCTGCTTCTGCTGCTCTCCTTACTTTCCCCTTTATCGATCGTGACGGTGTTTTTTCTGATATTGCCCGCCACGATTCTTTTTGCAACCTTAAATCTAAAATCTTTTCTGCTACACGCCATCCCGGTATGGCTGATTGCCTTTATCGTGCATCCGGTAAATCTGCTTTTGGCTGCGTACTTCCTGATCCCTGCGATAGTTATGGGCCGGGCTTACAAGAAAAAAGCTCCCGCACTGCGCACGTTGATGACAGGAGCGGGGATTATTCTGGCCGAAATGCTCGTACTGCTGCTGATTGGCACGGTGTTTTTGAACTTCGACCTGTCCAGTTATGTAGATGATATTGTGAAAATGACGACGTCGCCGTTGAAGGATGTGGGCGGAAATAATCCGCTCATGACGGATATGGCCTGGACCCCGGAAGATATGAGAATGTTAAGCAACGCAACGATGCAGATGATTCCGTTTGCGATGATTATCAGCTCCTTCATGATGGCAGTTATTACACATTCGCTGGCGCGTCCAATCATAGAAAGCATGGGCCAACATGTACCTAAGATGAAGCCTGCCCGTGAGTGGATGATGCCGAGATCGCTGATCTGGTACTATCTGATCGGAGTTGTGATTGAGATATTCGCCCGCAGTTCCAGCAATTCATATATGACGATGATTGCCGCGAACCTGGTTCCGCTGCTGCATATTTGTTTTATGATTCAAGCCATTGGATTTTTCTATTACTTGGGACATACGAGAAAATGGCATCCGGTTATACCATTGCTGTTCGCAATTCCGATCTTGCTGTTTCCGCCGATGCGGATCATCGGAATACTGGATCTTGCATTTCCGCTGCGTCAATTTATGACTAAATCAAAACGTTAG
- a CDS encoding DHH family phosphoesterase has product MPKFLQQRWHGYYTVWAFMLMLLLVIIVIRYNWPLGIISLILVAALCYLLLKAEMRYRKNLLEYINGLSFRVKRVEGEAINTLPFGIVLYGEDKTVEWNNRYICKIFEQKSLVGDSLQELFPSLSSIMNEKKDGSHKDGHKDNHKDGQKHFQTEIKIGESYYHLMLNTEERLIYLYDVTEMAVLREKYESEKLAIGIMMMDNLDEAAQGMDDQQRTSLIAKVTTEITEWAKHYEVYLRRLSSDRYLMMLNYKSLQELEKSRFVILDEVREMTAELKVPMTLSIGLGFGPESISELGELAQSSLDMALGRGGDQAAVKAGQRLSFYGGKSNAVEKRTRVRARVIAHALRDLIQESDKVFIMGHRLPDMDVIGASIGVLKAAQIYNVEAYIVLPGTNPSIERMMAQVQKDEKLMERFISPEQALAMLNPHSLLVVVDTHKASMTMEPKLVQNASRIVVVDHHRRGEEFINDAVLVYMEPYASSACELVTELLQYIHEKIQLTPMEATMLLAGIAVDTKHFALHTGSRTFEAAGFLRRSGADTIQIQRMLKEDLQEYLAKSDIIKHAKMVYDHVALAKTEPGAVIPQLLIAQAADTLLNMTDVVASFVISERPDGLIGISARSLGRMNVQVVMERLGGGGHLTNAAVQLKGSVEEAEQQLLEVLAQIEEKEGLFE; this is encoded by the coding sequence ATGCCTAAATTTCTACAACAGCGCTGGCACGGCTATTATACCGTCTGGGCGTTTATGCTGATGCTGCTTTTGGTCATTATTGTGATCCGGTACAATTGGCCGCTCGGAATCATAAGCCTCATTCTGGTGGCGGCGCTCTGCTACCTGTTGCTGAAGGCGGAAATGCGGTATCGCAAGAACCTGCTGGAGTATATCAACGGCTTGTCCTTCCGTGTTAAAAGAGTTGAAGGCGAAGCAATTAACACCCTGCCGTTCGGGATTGTGCTCTATGGCGAGGACAAGACTGTCGAATGGAACAATCGTTATATATGTAAAATATTCGAACAAAAATCGCTCGTCGGTGATTCGCTTCAGGAGCTGTTCCCGTCACTGTCATCGATCATGAATGAAAAAAAAGATGGCAGCCATAAGGACGGCCACAAGGATAATCACAAGGATGGGCAAAAGCATTTTCAGACGGAGATCAAAATCGGTGAGTCCTATTACCATTTGATGCTGAATACGGAGGAGCGTCTGATCTATCTGTATGATGTGACCGAAATGGCAGTCCTTCGCGAGAAATACGAATCAGAGAAGCTGGCGATCGGCATTATGATGATGGACAATCTCGATGAGGCGGCTCAAGGAATGGATGATCAGCAGCGCACCTCCCTGATTGCCAAGGTAACGACAGAGATTACAGAATGGGCAAAGCATTACGAGGTATACCTGCGCCGGCTTTCGTCGGACCGGTACCTGATGATGCTGAATTATAAATCGCTGCAGGAGCTGGAAAAAAGCAGATTCGTCATTCTCGATGAGGTTCGTGAAATGACTGCCGAGCTGAAGGTGCCAATGACGCTGAGTATCGGGCTTGGCTTCGGTCCGGAAAGCATTAGCGAGCTGGGCGAACTGGCGCAGTCTTCCCTGGATATGGCGCTTGGGCGCGGCGGGGATCAGGCAGCTGTCAAAGCAGGACAGCGTCTGTCCTTTTATGGCGGGAAATCCAATGCGGTCGAGAAACGTACTCGGGTACGCGCCAGAGTCATTGCACATGCCCTGCGTGATTTGATTCAGGAAAGCGATAAGGTGTTTATCATGGGACACCGTTTGCCGGACATGGATGTGATCGGGGCATCCATCGGGGTGCTGAAGGCGGCGCAGATCTATAACGTCGAAGCCTATATCGTCCTTCCGGGCACGAATCCGTCGATAGAACGGATGATGGCTCAGGTGCAGAAGGATGAGAAGCTTATGGAGCGGTTTATCTCGCCGGAGCAGGCGCTTGCGATGCTGAATCCGCACAGCCTGCTGGTGGTGGTGGATACCCATAAGGCTTCCATGACGATGGAGCCGAAGCTGGTGCAGAATGCGAGCCGGATTGTCGTCGTGGACCATCACCGCCGCGGCGAGGAGTTTATCAACGATGCCGTACTGGTCTACATGGAACCTTATGCTTCTTCGGCTTGTGAGCTGGTTACCGAGCTTTTGCAATATATTCATGAGAAAATTCAGCTTACCCCGATGGAAGCAACGATGCTGCTGGCTGGTATAGCAGTGGATACGAAGCATTTTGCGCTTCACACCGGTTCACGTACTTTTGAAGCGGCAGGGTTCCTGCGCCGCAGCGGTGCCGATACGATTCAGATCCAGCGGATGCTGAAAGAAGACTTGCAGGAATATCTGGCAAAGTCAGATATCATTAAGCATGCTAAAATGGTATATGATCATGTCGCTCTTGCAAAAACCGAGCCGGGAGCTGTCATCCCGCAGCTGTTAATTGCTCAGGCGGCAGATACGCTGCTCAATATGACGGATGTGGTGGCCTCGTTTGTCATCAGCGAACGGCCGGATGGCCTGATAGGCATCAGTGCGCGTTCACTGGGCCGGATGAATGTTCAGGTTGTGATGGAAAGACTTGGCGGCGGCGGACATTTAACGAATGCGGCCGTACAGCTAAAGGGCAGCGTAGAGGAAGCTGAGCAGCAGCTGCTTGAGGTTCTCGCGCAAATTGAGGAGAAAGAGGGTTTGTTCGAATGA
- a CDS encoding MazG-like family protein gives MPKDLDVAKRAKVIEWLKTEVVDNVSRLFKALWEGSTTRVGDSLASLIMSSYILARRLGISYRDLDDLLTEKLKKHKQEGHQLEEWYQDISALEEHMRKR, from the coding sequence ATGCCAAAGGATTTGGATGTAGCCAAACGCGCGAAAGTCATCGAATGGCTAAAAACCGAAGTGGTTGACAACGTATCCCGACTGTTTAAGGCATTATGGGAAGGCAGCACGACCCGTGTGGGTGACAGTCTCGCCAGTTTGATCATGAGTTCCTACATATTGGCTCGCAGGCTTGGAATATCGTACCGGGACCTGGATGATCTTTTGACCGAGAAACTTAAGAAACATAAGCAGGAAGGCCACCAGCTTGAGGAGTGGTATCAAGATATTTCCGCGCTGGAAGAACATATGCGTAAGAGGTGA
- a CDS encoding LCP family protein: MKKRTKIYISIAVILLLVAGSAFAFRKQLAVMAFDVFLSKRVESSLQKSYQPLESKDNTPSKPAEPVVYQNKPFSVMLLGSDQRKDEPARSDTLIYAVVRPKDSKVLLISIPRDTYTEIIGKGKKDKITHAYAFGGQQMSKDTMEAFLGQKVDYYATINFQGLKDAVNALGGVELPIQKDIVNKGYDHEKFTVKANKPIYTGEEALNYVRYREDSDFNRTKRQQVFLDAVANRMLHLNQISKIPELLDIMGDNFQTDMQPKFIIDLAKQVLTGSEAQISSYTIMGEGMKIDGIYYDEPIQKDVDKAKELIDSWKNPNTLSDELMLPDDKKEESTVK; this comes from the coding sequence ATGAAAAAGAGAACAAAAATATATATATCCATAGCTGTTATCCTTCTTCTGGTTGCAGGGAGCGCCTTTGCCTTCCGCAAGCAGCTCGCGGTAATGGCATTTGATGTTTTTCTTTCCAAGCGGGTGGAGAGCTCGCTGCAAAAATCCTATCAACCACTGGAGTCCAAGGACAATACGCCCAGCAAGCCAGCCGAACCCGTAGTATATCAAAACAAACCGTTTTCGGTCATGCTGCTTGGCTCGGATCAGCGTAAAGATGAACCGGCCCGTTCGGATACGCTCATTTATGCGGTTGTACGCCCCAAGGATTCCAAAGTATTGCTCATTTCTATCCCAAGGGATACGTATACTGAGATTATAGGAAAAGGAAAGAAGGATAAAATTACGCATGCCTACGCATTTGGCGGGCAGCAGATGTCCAAGGATACCATGGAAGCCTTTTTAGGCCAGAAGGTGGATTATTACGCCACCATTAATTTCCAGGGACTGAAGGATGCGGTCAATGCGCTTGGCGGTGTGGAGCTGCCGATTCAGAAGGATATTGTGAACAAAGGCTATGACCATGAAAAATTTACGGTTAAAGCGAATAAGCCTATCTATACCGGTGAGGAAGCACTGAATTATGTACGATACCGGGAAGATAGCGATTTTAACCGTACGAAGCGCCAGCAGGTATTCCTGGACGCTGTTGCGAATCGGATGCTTCATTTGAATCAGATTTCCAAAATTCCGGAGCTGCTAGATATCATGGGCGATAACTTCCAAACCGATATGCAGCCAAAGTTCATTATCGATCTGGCGAAGCAGGTATTAACCGGATCCGAAGCTCAGATCTCCAGCTATACGATTATGGGTGAAGGGATGAAAATTGACGGCATTTATTATGATGAGCCGATTCAGAAAGATGTAGACAAAGCCAAAGAACTCATTGATAGCTGGAAAAATCCCAACACATTATCGGATGAACTGATGCTGCCAGATGACAAGAAAGAGGAGAGTACCGTAAAATAG
- a CDS encoding M23 family metallopeptidase, producing the protein MKGFMGFRQTEEKQAEATSAGQASGHEEHDDSMSTSTLTEPKGRRWSATRKWIAGTTGAVVVIVGLVFAGNQYVDAKTVPYYHVYIHGEEVGTIDDPARIDKLFSQKRQEYQDKYPNVAMELHTEGITTKLEKAFKAEPDTHNTMDKLGKKLKAYAEGVELKVDGKVVGIVKDQATINAALKKVKQKYAPQTAAASGANNASMKKLAASGTAKPTNMAANPAVKSVRIEEKVTSAPVETDPNKVLTAEEAAKLLITGKDAPLAYTVEEGDTISSISNQFHVNQKEIFSNNPQIKEKYLQIGDQLKLTVPKPPITVTTVEKVSEQVATAPDIEIRKSKDLPAGKSKVVRPGQEGLKVMNYVVTKHNGKVVDEQWVGQTVVKSSLTEVVLQGTKVPGKGSGKFAWPVSGATISSSYGSRWGKTHKGIDIVSGNRTIKAADDGTVTFTGQINGYGNAIIINHSNGYETLYGHLKSISTHTGAHVNQGDKIGIMGSTGRSTGTHLHFEIHKGSSIQNPMKYLN; encoded by the coding sequence ATGAAGGGTTTTATGGGTTTTCGCCAAACGGAGGAGAAGCAAGCAGAGGCAACATCGGCAGGGCAAGCTTCCGGGCACGAAGAACATGATGACAGCATGAGCACTTCTACCCTCACAGAGCCGAAAGGGCGCAGATGGAGTGCTACCCGGAAATGGATTGCAGGTACAACTGGAGCAGTTGTGGTCATTGTCGGTCTGGTATTTGCGGGCAATCAATATGTCGACGCCAAGACGGTTCCTTACTATCATGTCTACATACATGGGGAAGAGGTCGGAACAATAGATGATCCGGCACGAATTGATAAACTATTCAGCCAGAAACGGCAGGAATATCAGGATAAGTATCCGAATGTGGCGATGGAGCTGCATACGGAGGGTATTACAACCAAGTTGGAGAAAGCTTTTAAGGCTGAGCCCGATACACACAACACGATGGACAAGCTTGGTAAAAAGCTGAAGGCTTATGCAGAAGGCGTGGAGCTGAAGGTGGATGGCAAGGTAGTTGGCATCGTTAAGGATCAAGCTACGATAAACGCAGCACTGAAGAAAGTGAAGCAGAAGTACGCTCCGCAAACTGCGGCCGCTTCGGGAGCAAACAATGCATCGATGAAGAAGCTTGCAGCCAGCGGTACGGCCAAGCCTACGAATATGGCCGCTAACCCGGCAGTGAAATCGGTGCGCATCGAGGAGAAGGTGACTTCAGCTCCAGTAGAAACGGATCCAAACAAGGTTTTGACTGCTGAAGAGGCCGCCAAGCTGCTGATCACGGGTAAGGACGCGCCTCTGGCATATACGGTGGAGGAAGGCGATACAATCAGCTCCATCTCCAACCAGTTTCACGTGAACCAGAAGGAGATCTTTTCGAACAATCCGCAGATTAAGGAAAAATATCTGCAGATTGGCGATCAGCTGAAGCTGACGGTTCCCAAGCCGCCCATTACAGTAACAACGGTTGAAAAGGTATCCGAGCAGGTGGCGACAGCGCCTGATATCGAGATCCGCAAGTCCAAGGATCTTCCGGCTGGTAAGAGCAAGGTAGTCCGTCCCGGCCAGGAAGGCCTCAAGGTTATGAATTATGTCGTTACGAAGCACAATGGCAAGGTCGTTGATGAGCAGTGGGTGGGCCAAACCGTTGTGAAATCTTCGCTGACCGAAGTCGTGCTGCAGGGAACCAAGGTTCCAGGCAAAGGCTCAGGCAAGTTCGCCTGGCCGGTAAGCGGCGCCACCATCTCCAGCTCCTATGGTTCGCGCTGGGGCAAGACACATAAAGGCATTGACATCGTTTCAGGCAACCGGACGATCAAAGCCGCGGATGACGGCACGGTCACATTCACCGGACAGATTAACGGATACGGCAATGCGATTATCATTAACCACAGCAATGGTTATGAAACATTGTACGGGCATTTGAAAAGTATATCGACACATACGGGAGCGCATGTGAACCAGGGTGACAAGATTGGTATTATGGGCAGTACCGGCCGTTCCACCGGGACCCATCTCCATTTTGAAATCCATAAGGGAAGCTCCATTCAAAACCCGATGAAATACTTGAATTAA
- the rplI gene encoding 50S ribosomal protein L9, giving the protein MKVIFLKDVKGQGKKGEIKEVSEGYAGNFLLPRGLARLATDGNMKTLENQTAAEQKRKEQEKEDAQQLGKKLEETMIQLKAKAGEGGRLFGAITSKQIAEALAALNVKIDKRKIELEEPIRHLGVTQMTVKLHPEVKATLKVQVTEE; this is encoded by the coding sequence ATGAAAGTAATTTTTTTGAAAGATGTTAAGGGTCAAGGTAAAAAGGGAGAAATTAAAGAGGTTTCTGAAGGATATGCAGGTAATTTTCTGCTGCCGCGCGGTCTCGCCCGCCTGGCAACGGATGGAAATATGAAAACACTGGAAAACCAAACTGCAGCGGAGCAGAAACGTAAAGAGCAGGAGAAGGAAGACGCTCAGCAGCTCGGCAAAAAGCTGGAGGAGACGATGATTCAGCTGAAAGCCAAAGCCGGTGAAGGCGGACGATTGTTCGGAGCCATTACCAGCAAGCAGATCGCCGAAGCACTCGCGGCGCTGAATGTGAAGATCGACAAACGCAAAATTGAACTGGAAGAACCTATTCGCCACCTGGGTGTGACCCAGATGACAGTTAAGCTGCATCCTGAAGTAAAGGCAACGCTTAAGGTTCAGGTTACGGAGGAATAA
- a CDS encoding CBS domain-containing protein, with translation MNIAFFLLPKQEVVTVTMDSTLRQTLERMEYHRYTAVPILSKDGTYAGTVTEGDLLWHMKNSSGKMNFENASKFLLKDVPLKVNNKPVSIDANMEDLINLAKVQNFVPVVDDMNRFIGIVRRSQIIEYCERFVSKESMNSR, from the coding sequence ATGAATATAGCGTTTTTTCTGCTACCTAAACAGGAGGTCGTTACCGTAACGATGGACTCCACATTGCGGCAGACACTCGAACGGATGGAGTATCACAGGTATACAGCAGTTCCTATTCTAAGCAAGGATGGAACGTACGCTGGAACGGTGACCGAAGGCGATCTGCTTTGGCATATGAAAAACTCAAGTGGCAAGATGAACTTCGAGAATGCGTCCAAGTTTCTGCTGAAGGACGTGCCGCTCAAGGTGAATAATAAGCCGGTGTCCATTGATGCGAATATGGAAGATTTGATTAACCTGGCTAAAGTCCAGAACTTTGTGCCGGTGGTAGATGATATGAACCGTTTTATCGGAATCGTCCGCAGAAGCCAGATTATCGAATACTGTGAGCGGTTTGTGTCCAAGGAATCCATGAATTCGCGTTAG
- a CDS encoding adenylosuccinate synthase: protein MSTVVVVGTQWGDEGKGKITDFLAESADVVARYQGGNNAGHTILIDGKKYKLSLIPSGVFYSDKICVIGNGMVINPAALIEEINYIHDNGFTTDNLVISDRAHVIMPYHMVLDGLEEDRKGPNKIGTTRKGIGPCYMDKAARNGIRIADLMDPEEFELKLRHLMKEKNQVIQQMYGAEPLDVEEVLQKYLEYAEFIRKYVTDTSVVLNDAIDEERKVLFEGAQGVMLDIDQGTYPYVTSSNPSAGGVCIGSGVGPSKISQIIGVAKSYTTRVGDGPFPTELNNEIGDYIREKGHEYGTVTGRARRVGWFDTVVVRHARRVSGLTGLSLNSLDVLTGLDTVKICTGYKYRGEIITHYPASLKMLAECEAVYEEMPGWNEDITEAKTLEDLPETTRNYVKRVSELTGIPIAIFSVGRNRSQTNQILPIY, encoded by the coding sequence ATGTCAACAGTAGTCGTTGTGGGAACACAATGGGGAGACGAAGGCAAAGGCAAAATCACGGACTTTCTCGCGGAGAGCGCCGATGTGGTGGCCCGTTACCAGGGCGGCAACAATGCCGGACATACCATTCTGATTGACGGTAAAAAATATAAGCTCAGCCTGATTCCATCCGGCGTGTTTTATTCCGATAAGATTTGCGTCATCGGTAACGGTATGGTTATTAATCCGGCTGCACTCATTGAAGAGATCAATTACATTCATGATAATGGATTTACAACAGATAATTTGGTCATCAGCGATCGTGCTCATGTCATCATGCCATATCATATGGTGCTGGACGGACTCGAGGAAGACCGCAAAGGGCCGAACAAAATCGGAACCACACGCAAAGGCATTGGCCCTTGCTACATGGATAAGGCAGCCCGGAACGGTATCCGGATCGCCGATCTGATGGATCCCGAAGAGTTCGAACTGAAGCTGCGTCACCTGATGAAAGAGAAAAACCAAGTCATTCAGCAAATGTATGGTGCGGAGCCGCTTGATGTAGAGGAAGTACTCCAGAAGTATCTCGAGTATGCTGAGTTCATCCGCAAGTACGTGACGGATACATCGGTTGTGCTGAACGATGCCATCGACGAAGAGCGCAAGGTGCTGTTCGAAGGTGCTCAAGGCGTGATGCTGGATATCGACCAAGGTACGTACCCATACGTAACCTCCTCGAATCCATCTGCCGGCGGTGTCTGCATCGGTTCGGGTGTAGGACCTTCGAAAATCAGCCAGATCATCGGTGTTGCCAAATCCTATACCACTCGTGTGGGTGACGGCCCGTTCCCGACAGAGCTGAATAATGAAATTGGTGATTACATTCGTGAAAAAGGCCATGAATATGGCACGGTTACCGGACGCGCACGCCGCGTTGGCTGGTTTGACACTGTCGTGGTACGCCATGCGCGCCGTGTCAGCGGATTGACCGGATTGTCCCTGAATTCGCTGGACGTGCTCACAGGACTGGATACTGTTAAGATCTGTACCGGTTACAAGTACCGCGGAGAGATCATTACCCATTACCCGGCGAGCCTGAAAATGCTTGCGGAATGTGAAGCGGTATATGAGGAAATGCCAGGCTGGAACGAGGATATCACGGAAGCGAAGACTCTTGAGGATCTGCCTGAAACGACACGGAATTATGTGAAACGCGTTTCCGAGCTGACAGGCATTCCGATTGCCATCTTCTCCGTGGGCCGCAACCGCAGCCAAACGAATCAAATTTTGCCAATCTACTAA
- the dnaB gene encoding replicative DNA helicase, whose amino-acid sequence MGGELFFDRIPPQNLEAEQAVLGAILLQSEAMITAMERVQPEDFYDAPHQLIYEAMIQLGEENQPVDLITLTSRLQDKGQLEDVGGVSYLAKLAHAVPTAANVEYYAQIIEEKSMLRRLIRTATQIVSEGYTGGEDVSGMLSDAERKILEISNRRTGSGFVAIRDVLMEVFDRVEILHQQSGSTTGIPTGFVDLDRMTNGFQRSDLIIVAARPSVGKTAFALNIAQNVAVRAKETVAIFSLEMSAPQLVNRMICAEANLDANIMRTGDFKTDDDWAKLTMGIASLAEAEIYIDDTPGITVADIRAKCRRLKKEKGLGMIVIDYLQLIQGRGKAGENRQQEVSEISRTLKQIARELSVPVIALSQLSRGVEQRQDKRPMMSDLRESGSIEQDADIVAFLYRDDYYNQETEKKNIIEIIMAKQRNGPVGTVELVFLKNFNKFVNYERTHAEPFAM is encoded by the coding sequence ATGGGCGGAGAACTCTTTTTCGACCGGATTCCTCCGCAGAATCTGGAGGCAGAACAGGCGGTTCTAGGTGCAATTCTGCTGCAGAGTGAAGCCATGATCACCGCGATGGAGCGGGTGCAGCCGGAGGATTTCTACGATGCGCCGCATCAGCTGATCTATGAAGCGATGATCCAGCTCGGAGAAGAGAATCAGCCAGTCGATCTGATTACCCTGACTTCACGTCTGCAGGACAAGGGCCAGCTGGAGGATGTCGGCGGGGTCAGCTATCTTGCGAAGCTGGCACATGCGGTACCGACCGCGGCCAACGTAGAATATTATGCCCAGATCATCGAAGAGAAATCGATGCTGCGGCGATTGATCCGCACAGCCACGCAGATTGTCAGCGAGGGCTATACCGGCGGTGAAGATGTATCCGGCATGCTCAGTGATGCCGAACGTAAAATCCTCGAGATATCCAACAGGCGAACGGGCAGCGGCTTCGTCGCCATCCGCGACGTACTGATGGAAGTATTCGATCGAGTTGAGATTCTGCACCAGCAGAGCGGAAGCACGACGGGGATACCAACGGGGTTTGTGGATCTGGACAGGATGACCAATGGATTTCAGCGTTCAGATTTGATCATTGTGGCTGCCCGTCCTTCTGTGGGTAAAACGGCATTCGCCCTAAATATTGCTCAGAACGTTGCTGTACGCGCCAAAGAGACCGTAGCGATCTTCAGTCTCGAGATGTCGGCGCCTCAGCTCGTTAACCGTATGATCTGCGCCGAAGCCAATCTGGATGCGAATATCATGCGGACGGGCGACTTTAAGACCGACGATGATTGGGCCAAGCTGACGATGGGCATTGCCTCGCTTGCTGAGGCTGAGATTTATATCGATGATACACCGGGCATTACGGTAGCGGATATCCGCGCCAAGTGCCGCCGTTTGAAGAAGGAAAAGGGCCTTGGCATGATCGTGATTGACTACCTGCAGCTCATTCAAGGACGAGGCAAGGCTGGCGAGAACCGTCAGCAGGAGGTATCTGAAATCTCGCGTACACTGAAACAAATAGCCCGTGAGCTAAGTGTGCCGGTTATTGCACTATCTCAGCTCAGCCGGGGTGTGGAGCAGCGTCAGGACAAGCGCCCGATGATGTCCGACCTTCGGGAATCGGGTTCCATCGAGCAGGATGCCGATATCGTAGCCTTCCTCTACCGCGATGATTATTACAATCAGGAGACGGAGAAGAAGAACATTATCGAGATCATCATGGCGAAACAGCGTAACGGCCCAGTAGGTACCGTTGAGCTGGTATTCCTTAAGAATTTTAATAAATTCGTTAATTACGAAAGGACGCATGCAGAACCATTTGCCATGTGA